GTCCTGGCAGTTGAATGCCAGAATAATCAGCCAGCCGACAATCGGGATTAACAGCAGCAACAGCCACCAGGCTGAGCGGTCGGTGTCGTGCAGGCGACGAAACTGGACTGCCCAAAGCGGCAGTAAAACCAAAACGGTATAAATCGTGGTGAGCGCCCCTTCATCCTTGGCGATGTGCAGCCCAAGGATTTTATCCAGCACGCTCAGCACACCCGCCAGGATGAAGTTCACCAGATGAAACATCCAGTACTCTTTGCGGCGGGCTCGCCCACCAAACCCAATGTAATTTCTTAATACTTTGAAATACCAATCCATTTAAGGCCTGCCTTGATTATCCGACAATCACCTGAACGGTAAGCGATCGATTCAAGAATAGTCGTGAATGCATAGGCCGTAAATCGTTGTTGTGCTGAATATTCTTAACTCTTCCTAAACCGCTCATCGCGCCCGTGCGGCTCGTCTAAATCTTGTGCAGGGCCGATGGAAATAATGCCGGTTGGGTTGATCGTTTTGTGGCTGCAATAATAGTGTGTGCGGATATGCGGGAAACTCACTGTTTCACGGATGCCGGGTAACTGATAGATATCGCGCAGGAAGCCGTAAAGATTAGGGAAGTCGCTGATGCGGTATTTATCGCACTTAAAGTGGGTGACATACACCGGGTCAAAACGCACCAGAGTCGTCCACAGGCGGATGTCTGCCTCGGTTAGCTGCGGGCCGGTTAAGTAGCGATGTTGACCAAGAATTTGCTCCAGACGTGCCAGGGAGATAAAGACTTTTTCAACGGCTTCATCGTAGGCTTCCTGAGAAGTGGCAAAGCCCGCTTTGTACACGCCGTTATTTACCGTGTCGTAAATCCAGCCGTTTAGCTCATCAATCTCGCGCTTTAGCGCGTCAGGGTAAAAGTTTCCGCTTCGTGCGCCAAGGGCATCAAAGGCCGTATTAAACATACGAATGATTTCGGCGGACTCGTTGCTGACGATGGTCTGGTTTTTCTTATCCCAAAGCACGGGGACCGTCACACGGCCGGTGTAATGAGGATCGGCCCGCAGGTAAAGCTGGTAGAGGAACTCATGGTGGTAAAGCGTGTCGCCGGTTGCGTCCGGGAAATCCTCCGCAAACGTCCAGCCGTTTTGCAGCATCAGCGGGTTAACGACGGATACGGAGATAAAGGGCTCGAGGCCTTTCAGTTTACGCACGATAAGCGTCCGGTGCGCCCAGGGGCAGGCGAGAGACACATACAGATGATAGCGATCTTTCTCTGCGGCGAATCCCGCTTTTCCTGAGGGGCCCGCTGCACCGTCGGCAGTCAGCCAGTTGCGGAAGGCGGATTCAGAGCGTTTAAAGCGGCCGCCGGTCGATTTGGTGTCGTACCAGACGTCATGCCAGACGCCGTCGATGAGTTGTCCCATTTTTTCTCCTCCTCAATAGCAAAAAAGCGAAGACGGTGTCTTCGCTTTCTCAGTGTTCATCAGTATAGAACGCTTACCATTTTTTATTCAGTACACGGTCAAGACTGATTGCGCCTGGGCCGAAGACCGCCAGCAACAGGTAGCCACCCGCGATGGTGAAGTTTTTCATGAACATAATGGAGTTCACGCCTTCCGCAAAGTTGCTGTGGAACAGGAACGCGGTCAGCACGGTAAACAGCGCGGTAATCAGCGCGGTCGTGCGGGTCAGGAAGCCGAACAGAATGGCCAGACCGCCGCCGAACTCAAGCAGAATGGTCAGCGGCAGCAGTGCTCCCGGCACGCCCATCGCTTCCATGTACTGCTGTGTGCCTGCATAACCGGTGATTTTGCCCCAGCCAGCGGTAATAAACAGGATTGGCATCAGAATACGAGCAACCAGTACGCCAACATCTTCTAATTTTTTCATTTTACTCTCCAGCGGTTCTTCTTTTCCGGCTTACTCGGCCAGGGCTTAAAAGGTGCGCAAACTCCAGTAATTACCGATGTTTGCTGTCGATGGGGAGGATAATAGACGGGGTGGAAAAAGATTGTTAGCAAGGAAAACTGTCTAAGTTCTTCAAATATCCTGAGCGAACTAAGTGGGAAAAGTAAAAACACGAGGTTTTGAAGGGCGGCGTCAGCAAATAAAAACACCGCCAGAGGCGGTGTTTGAACATTAGCGTACGGGTGGGTTA
This Klebsiella michiganensis DNA region includes the following protein-coding sequences:
- a CDS encoding membrane protein, with the protein product MDWYFKVLRNYIGFGGRARRKEYWMFHLVNFILAGVLSVLDKILGLHIAKDEGALTTIYTVLVLLPLWAVQFRRLHDTDRSAWWLLLLLIPIVGWLIILAFNCQDGTPATNRFGPDPKAPELY
- a CDS encoding glutathionyl-hydroquinone reductase YqjG, whose product is MGQLIDGVWHDVWYDTKSTGGRFKRSESAFRNWLTADGAAGPSGKAGFAAEKDRYHLYVSLACPWAHRTLIVRKLKGLEPFISVSVVNPLMLQNGWTFAEDFPDATGDTLYHHEFLYQLYLRADPHYTGRVTVPVLWDKKNQTIVSNESAEIIRMFNTAFDALGARSGNFYPDALKREIDELNGWIYDTVNNGVYKAGFATSQEAYDEAVEKVFISLARLEQILGQHRYLTGPQLTEADIRLWTTLVRFDPVYVTHFKCDKYRISDFPNLYGFLRDIYQLPGIRETVSFPHIRTHYYCSHKTINPTGIISIGPAQDLDEPHGRDERFRKS
- a CDS encoding membrane protein is translated as MKKLEDVGVLVARILMPILFITAGWGKITGYAGTQQYMEAMGVPGALLPLTILLEFGGGLAILFGFLTRTTALITALFTVLTAFLFHSNFAEGVNSIMFMKNFTIAGGYLLLAVFGPGAISLDRVLNKKW